In a genomic window of Roseiflexus castenholzii DSM 13941:
- a CDS encoding amylo-alpha-1,6-glucosidase, producing MTLQRYFVDDHVWEAEVEPTTPVFLSGKRIYAIATIGGATHPFGEWHLRGQMGGIWAHPLRVLDGWTLTLEAYGATTPLGHATQCDLFGAYIIRHFTVGDLALEWTEFAAEDQPHYYATLLTRNDGAAPVEAVVVLRAEADLRFCWFGGIAPAEPDFHILPDGVAWRAPGAYAGITAILSSSTPTEWNVAGRTAQARFPLALQPGEALALQWRLAVQHDDAPPPGNVLRAAVDTLSAKIALYRSIAGEIRLETPDGDLDRFWQVARQNMRMLIADYRPALAPYLLAGLPEYPQLFGCDTAYSVPGVVAGGFADIARSALEELGRYAWRACSRVPHEITTNGRVYHPGNIQETPQFTVACWDYVRWSGDLAFLERIYPVCVEGLEHFGTTLEGRGYPIGDGVVEVPGMGACKLDTVCYLYQALTSLREMALALGRPHDAIRFAGYAGALAARFERDWWIEQEGMYADSLHLDERQQFDGHWTVMLPVVTGIATPERAQRTLDRIMREWVSEWGMLHTRGADSRVWTLPTGLLALAAFRTGRADDGLRLLRCIGETARHGTLGTLKELIPQGLCFIQLWSAGLLVQGVTEGIFGLHPQAHRHELMVEPHLPATWRHTTLHGLRVGEHTLDLHIAREAITIRHLKGNAPLLVRYRVAPDQPWRDARLTPGSRALLAHED from the coding sequence GTGACTCTTCAACGTTATTTTGTTGATGATCACGTCTGGGAAGCGGAAGTCGAACCAACGACGCCAGTCTTCCTCAGTGGGAAGCGCATCTATGCCATCGCAACGATCGGCGGCGCCACGCATCCATTCGGTGAATGGCATCTGCGCGGGCAGATGGGTGGCATATGGGCGCATCCGCTGCGGGTGCTGGATGGATGGACGCTGACACTGGAAGCGTATGGCGCGACCACGCCACTCGGTCACGCAACGCAGTGCGACCTCTTTGGCGCATACATCATCCGTCATTTTACGGTGGGCGACCTGGCGCTGGAATGGACTGAGTTCGCCGCCGAGGATCAACCGCACTACTATGCTACGCTGCTGACGCGCAATGATGGCGCCGCTCCGGTAGAAGCCGTTGTCGTGCTGCGCGCCGAAGCCGATCTGCGTTTCTGCTGGTTTGGCGGCATTGCTCCCGCCGAACCAGACTTCCACATCCTGCCAGACGGCGTAGCCTGGCGAGCGCCAGGCGCGTATGCAGGCATCACGGCGATCCTGAGCAGCTCAACGCCAACAGAATGGAACGTCGCAGGCAGAACGGCGCAGGCACGCTTTCCGCTGGCGCTCCAACCGGGTGAGGCGCTCGCGCTGCAATGGCGGCTCGCCGTGCAACATGATGATGCACCGCCGCCAGGGAATGTGTTGCGCGCTGCGGTCGATACCCTGTCGGCGAAGATCGCGCTGTATCGGTCAATCGCCGGAGAGATACGCCTGGAAACACCGGATGGCGACCTGGACCGCTTCTGGCAGGTGGCACGACAGAATATGCGGATGCTCATCGCCGATTACCGTCCGGCGCTGGCGCCCTACCTGCTGGCGGGATTACCGGAATACCCGCAACTCTTCGGCTGCGATACAGCGTACAGTGTGCCGGGCGTCGTCGCCGGAGGATTCGCCGACATCGCCCGCAGCGCGCTCGAGGAACTCGGCAGGTATGCCTGGCGCGCGTGCAGTCGCGTGCCCCACGAAATCACAACCAATGGGCGCGTCTACCATCCGGGCAATATCCAGGAAACTCCGCAGTTCACCGTCGCCTGCTGGGATTATGTGCGCTGGAGTGGCGACCTGGCGTTCCTGGAGCGGATATATCCGGTGTGCGTCGAAGGATTGGAGCACTTTGGAACAACACTTGAAGGGCGCGGCTACCCGATCGGCGATGGCGTGGTCGAGGTTCCTGGGATGGGCGCCTGTAAACTCGATACGGTCTGTTACCTCTATCAGGCGCTGACATCACTGCGCGAGATGGCGCTGGCACTGGGGCGACCGCACGACGCCATCCGATTCGCTGGGTATGCTGGTGCGCTGGCGGCGCGCTTCGAGCGCGATTGGTGGATCGAGCAGGAAGGAATGTATGCCGACTCGTTGCACCTCGACGAGCGGCAGCAGTTTGATGGTCACTGGACGGTGATGCTGCCGGTCGTGACCGGCATCGCCACCCCAGAGCGGGCGCAACGGACGCTGGATCGGATCATGCGCGAGTGGGTCAGCGAATGGGGAATGCTGCACACCCGCGGCGCAGACTCACGGGTATGGACGCTGCCGACCGGTCTGCTGGCGCTGGCGGCGTTCCGCACCGGCAGGGCAGACGATGGACTCAGGCTGCTGCGATGTATCGGCGAAACGGCGCGCCACGGAACGCTCGGAACATTGAAAGAGTTGATTCCGCAGGGATTGTGCTTCATCCAACTCTGGTCGGCAGGGCTGCTCGTGCAGGGCGTGACCGAAGGAATCTTTGGTCTTCATCCACAGGCGCACCGTCATGAACTGATGGTCGAACCACACCTGCCGGCAACGTGGCGCCATACAACGCTCCACGGCCTGCGCGTGGGCGAACACACGCTCGATCTGCATATCGCGCGGGAGGCGATCACGATCCGTCATCTGAAAGGGAACGCACCCTTGCTGGTGCGCTACCGCGTCGCGCCCGATCAACCCTGGCGCGACGCACGCCTGACTCCGGGCAGTCGGGCGCTGCTGGCGCACGAGGATTGA
- a CDS encoding 4Fe-4S dicluster domain-containing protein, translating to MPNYGFLIDHRKCIGCHACSTACKSENEVPLGVYRTWVKYVETGTFPDTRRHFQVTRCNHCANPPCVRICPVTAMYQRADGIVEFDPKACIGCKACLQACPYDAIYIDPETRSAAKCHFCSHRIELGLKPACEVVCPEQAIISGDLDDPNSLIRRLIAREPVTVRKPEQGTAPKLFYIDANEATLTPTATQQHATFFWADVASDQARALRVQHDIIPLEAVHAGSSNGRMLHTAANGALLRTPGVQGLGVGNSAYAPARIAGQMVQTAYNAQHTIPWHWPVPAYLVTKGIGSGIFLATALAIGLGLAHMTPFFAAVALFLTLLFTGITTALLIYDLEKPLKFLTILTRPQWRSWLTRGAFLLIGFTMIAGLWFLMEAGMALGLLPDTTGLALRPLFAWVGLPLGVLAAIYTAFLFAQAEGRDLWQSPLLPVHLLVQALMVGSGMLLATGLAIPLPAGMDVFIVRLFGVSLVIDLFVTLLGEFGIPHASEVAARAAQAISHGRYQRHFWQGGILLGHLLPLALIALAVAAPAIAGVALAAAGLAAIAGLFMFEYAFVMAPQEIPNS from the coding sequence ATGCCAAACTATGGTTTCCTGATCGACCACCGGAAGTGTATTGGCTGCCACGCATGCAGCACCGCCTGCAAGTCGGAAAATGAAGTTCCGCTTGGCGTCTACCGGACATGGGTCAAGTATGTTGAGACAGGAACCTTTCCTGACACCCGACGCCACTTTCAGGTGACCCGGTGCAACCACTGCGCAAACCCGCCGTGTGTGCGCATCTGTCCGGTGACTGCGATGTATCAGCGCGCCGATGGCATTGTCGAGTTCGATCCGAAGGCGTGCATTGGCTGCAAAGCCTGCTTGCAGGCATGCCCGTATGATGCGATCTACATCGACCCAGAAACACGCAGCGCCGCCAAATGTCACTTTTGTTCGCACCGCATCGAACTCGGTTTGAAACCGGCGTGTGAAGTGGTCTGCCCTGAGCAGGCGATCATCTCTGGCGATCTCGATGACCCCAACAGCCTGATTCGCCGCCTGATCGCTCGCGAGCCGGTGACGGTGCGCAAACCGGAGCAAGGCACGGCGCCGAAGTTGTTTTACATCGATGCAAATGAAGCGACGCTGACTCCTACTGCAACGCAGCAACACGCGACGTTCTTTTGGGCGGATGTTGCGAGTGATCAGGCGCGCGCACTCAGGGTGCAGCACGACATTATCCCGCTGGAAGCCGTTCATGCTGGCTCGTCTAATGGTCGCATGCTGCATACTGCCGCCAACGGTGCGCTGCTCCGCACACCCGGCGTTCAGGGATTGGGCGTTGGCAACAGTGCGTATGCCCCGGCGCGCATCGCCGGTCAGATGGTGCAGACAGCATACAATGCGCAGCATACCATCCCCTGGCACTGGCCCGTACCGGCATACCTGGTGACGAAGGGGATCGGCAGCGGCATCTTCCTGGCGACAGCGCTGGCCATCGGATTGGGGCTGGCGCACATGACGCCGTTCTTCGCAGCAGTTGCGCTCTTTCTGACTCTCCTGTTCACCGGTATCACGACCGCACTCCTGATCTACGATCTCGAAAAACCACTCAAGTTCCTGACCATTCTCACGCGCCCGCAGTGGCGCAGTTGGCTGACGCGCGGCGCATTTCTTCTGATCGGTTTCACCATGATTGCCGGGTTGTGGTTTCTGATGGAAGCAGGGATGGCGCTCGGTCTGTTGCCTGACACGACAGGTCTGGCGCTGCGACCATTGTTTGCATGGGTCGGGCTGCCATTGGGTGTTCTGGCAGCCATCTATACGGCTTTCCTCTTTGCGCAGGCGGAAGGGCGCGATCTCTGGCAAAGCCCGTTGCTCCCCGTTCATCTCCTGGTGCAGGCGTTGATGGTCGGATCGGGAATGCTGCTGGCAACCGGGCTGGCGATCCCGCTTCCTGCGGGGATGGATGTGTTCATCGTCCGGCTTTTCGGTGTCAGCCTGGTTATCGATCTCTTCGTCACCCTGCTCGGCGAGTTTGGCATTCCTCATGCCAGTGAAGTTGCTGCGCGCGCTGCCCAGGCTATCAGCCATGGTCGCTATCAGCGCCATTTCTGGCAGGGTGGCATTCTGCTGGGTCATCTCCTGCCACTGGCGCTGATCGCGCTGGCAGTTGCAGCGCCCGCAATCGCTGGAGTTGCACTGGCAGCCGCAGGGTTGGCAGCAATTGCCGGATTGTTCATGTTCGAGTACGCTTTTGTGATGGCGCCGCAGGAAATTCCGAATAGTTGA
- a CDS encoding ABC transporter ATP-binding protein, whose product MNSHLHVNFIKRLGNVTLQMRFSVDTEILVLFGPSGAGKTQTLQAIAGLSTPDSGLIALNDTTFFQRMSGKPIINLPARKRRIGYVFQQYALFPHMSAIENVAFPLAGRRDARDRAMELLERMRLAHLAQRMPHELSGGQQQRVAIARALATEPRVLLFDESFSALDRPIRERLHDEIRALQAERRLIVIYVTHNLDDAFAVGHRLAVVRDGRIEQIGNIEDVFTRPANSQVLTILGIPNAIRARVTRTGPSGALLDWDGIALEAPPLDASPGAQVVAYIRPEDIRLIYPDRPLSRVVGTNHLDGIVAERRLGRHIHHLRVALPDGRQIEAVYPASSYASMNLTPGGRVRLALRKESIVIIAPHQSSAPIKDGIRPDGTNRTNDGSASDPVPDSLSLL is encoded by the coding sequence ATGAATTCGCACCTCCATGTGAACTTTATCAAGCGCCTGGGGAATGTCACCCTTCAGATGCGCTTTTCCGTTGATACGGAAATCCTGGTGCTCTTCGGTCCTTCCGGAGCCGGGAAAACGCAGACGCTCCAGGCAATCGCCGGTCTGTCTACGCCGGATAGCGGTTTGATCGCACTCAATGATACAACCTTTTTCCAGCGCATGTCAGGAAAACCGATCATCAATTTGCCTGCGCGCAAACGTCGCATTGGGTATGTGTTCCAGCAGTATGCGCTCTTTCCTCATATGAGCGCCATCGAGAATGTGGCGTTTCCACTGGCGGGGCGGCGCGATGCGCGGGATCGCGCCATGGAGTTGCTGGAACGCATGCGCCTGGCACACCTCGCACAGCGTATGCCACACGAATTGTCGGGAGGGCAGCAGCAGCGGGTTGCAATAGCTCGCGCTCTGGCGACCGAGCCGCGCGTCCTGCTGTTTGACGAGTCCTTTTCGGCGCTGGATCGTCCTATTCGTGAACGGCTCCACGACGAGATCCGCGCGCTTCAGGCGGAGCGTCGCCTGATTGTGATCTACGTCACCCATAACCTTGACGACGCCTTTGCCGTTGGGCATCGCCTGGCGGTCGTGCGTGACGGTCGGATCGAACAGATCGGAAATATCGAGGATGTGTTCACGCGACCGGCAAATTCGCAGGTGCTCACTATTCTGGGTATTCCGAACGCAATCCGCGCGCGCGTCACCAGAACCGGACCATCCGGCGCGCTGCTCGATTGGGACGGGATCGCACTCGAAGCGCCACCGCTCGATGCGTCTCCCGGAGCGCAGGTGGTGGCGTATATTCGCCCGGAGGATATTCGGTTGATCTATCCTGACCGCCCGCTCAGCCGCGTTGTGGGCACGAATCATCTGGATGGCATTGTCGCCGAACGACGCCTGGGGCGTCACATCCATCACCTGCGCGTTGCGCTGCCCGATGGCCGACAGATCGAAGCGGTCTATCCGGCGTCGTCATACGCATCCATGAACCTGACGCCGGGCGGGCGAGTGCGCCTGGCGCTGCGCAAGGAGAGCATTGTCATCATTGCTCCCCATCAGAGTTCAGCGCCGATCAAGGATGGAATCCGCCCGGATGGGACGAATCGCACCAATGATGGTTCTGCGAGCGATCCCGTTCCGGATTCGTTGTCGCTGCTGTAA
- a CDS encoding molybdopterin dinucleotide binding domain-containing protein, with amino-acid sequence MTGSLVKNILRALAQPTHASIWQDTVAQPQAPVQASIVDQPSSQAVQVHGAERTATAELNGYPPVERWQHWTEYDPKAWPQKVERSYTLVPTICFNCESACGLLAYVDTSTLKIQKFEGNPLHPGSRGRNCAKGPATLNQVYDPDRILYPLKRVGRRGEGKWKRVSWDEALDDIAGRIRRALVEKRLTEIMYHVGRPGHDGIMEWVLPAWGVDAHNSHTNVCSSSARCGQALWMGYDRPSPDHAHARVILLISSHLETGHYFNPHAQRIMEGKMAGAKLIVLDTRLSNTASLADEWLAPWPGSETAILLAIARHLIVGKKYDRDFVRRWVNWEQYLRCEHPDLPVRFETFEAKLEELYASFTFEFAAQESGVSAEQIARVADYIAQCDGRLATHTWRSATSANLGGWMVARCLWFLNVLTGSIGREGGTSANVWDKWVPRHPNMAPHVQVWNELTWPQEYPLSFYELSYLLPHFLKEGRGRVDVYFTRVYNPLWTNPDGMSWMEVLTDESKIGLHVHLSPSWSETGLFADYILPMGHGAERHDIMSQETHGGCWIAFRQPVIREALRRLGRPVNDTRQANPGEVWEETEFWIELSWRIDPDGSLGVRRTFESPYRPGEKITVDELYAWMFENHVPGLPEAAAKEGLTPLEYMRRYGAFELRKGVQPTYDQPLTAAELEDATIDPETQVVYTRKPAAPSSNITPLPFFQPDPERGRPVGVQLEDGSRLIGFPTPSRKLEFYSTTMRDWGWPEYAIPTYIHSHVHPSRVDRERNEAVLLSTFRLPTLIHTRSGNAKWLYEISHKNPVWIHPSDAQRLGVRTGDLIKVVTAIGYFIDRVWVTEGIRPGVIACSHHLGRWRLQEDVGGKLSTALVELTPMGEAQWRMRQIHGIQPYASSDPDTERIWWNDAGVHQNLTFAVQPDPVSGMHCWHQKVRLERVGPDDRYGDIFVDTRRAHEVYREWLAMTRPACQVSPNGLRRPHWLLRPFRPDLEAYYLPDRHFGNGHIVTVEPCVSDHRK; translated from the coding sequence ATGACCGGCTCATTGGTGAAGAACATCCTGCGCGCACTGGCGCAGCCGACGCACGCATCGATCTGGCAGGACACGGTTGCACAACCGCAGGCGCCGGTGCAGGCAAGCATCGTCGATCAGCCCTCGTCGCAAGCGGTGCAGGTTCACGGCGCTGAACGGACAGCAACCGCCGAACTGAACGGATACCCACCGGTCGAACGCTGGCAGCATTGGACGGAGTACGACCCCAAGGCATGGCCTCAGAAAGTCGAGCGTTCCTATACCCTGGTGCCGACGATCTGCTTCAATTGCGAAAGCGCCTGTGGTCTCCTGGCGTATGTTGATACTTCCACGCTCAAGATACAAAAGTTCGAGGGAAATCCCCTACACCCCGGTAGTCGGGGGCGCAACTGCGCCAAAGGACCGGCAACGCTCAATCAGGTCTACGACCCGGATCGCATTCTTTACCCGCTCAAGCGGGTCGGTCGGCGCGGCGAGGGGAAGTGGAAGCGCGTCAGTTGGGACGAGGCGCTCGACGACATTGCCGGGCGCATTCGTCGCGCTCTCGTCGAAAAGCGTTTGACTGAAATCATGTATCACGTCGGTCGTCCCGGTCATGATGGCATTATGGAATGGGTGCTGCCTGCCTGGGGTGTAGATGCCCACAACTCGCACACGAATGTCTGCTCATCGAGCGCACGGTGTGGTCAGGCGTTGTGGATGGGGTATGATCGCCCGTCGCCGGATCATGCGCATGCGCGCGTCATTCTGTTGATCAGTTCCCATCTCGAAACCGGCCATTACTTCAACCCGCACGCGCAGCGGATTATGGAAGGGAAGATGGCAGGCGCGAAATTGATCGTCCTCGATACCCGTCTGTCGAACACCGCTTCGCTGGCGGACGAGTGGCTTGCTCCCTGGCCCGGCAGCGAGACGGCCATTCTGCTGGCAATCGCCAGGCATCTGATTGTCGGCAAGAAGTACGACCGCGACTTTGTGCGTCGCTGGGTCAACTGGGAGCAGTATCTGCGTTGCGAGCACCCTGATCTGCCGGTGCGCTTCGAGACCTTCGAGGCGAAGTTGGAGGAACTTTACGCTTCCTTCACATTTGAGTTTGCCGCGCAGGAGAGTGGCGTCAGCGCCGAACAGATCGCGCGCGTGGCGGACTATATCGCGCAGTGCGACGGTCGCCTCGCCACCCATACCTGGCGCAGCGCCACGAGCGCCAATCTGGGCGGGTGGATGGTCGCGCGTTGTCTCTGGTTCCTGAATGTGTTGACCGGCTCGATTGGACGGGAAGGCGGCACATCGGCGAATGTTTGGGACAAATGGGTTCCACGCCATCCCAATATGGCGCCGCACGTCCAGGTTTGGAACGAACTGACCTGGCCCCAGGAATACCCGCTCAGTTTCTACGAACTGAGCTATCTGCTCCCTCACTTTCTCAAAGAAGGTCGCGGCAGGGTTGATGTTTATTTCACTCGTGTCTACAATCCCCTCTGGACCAACCCGGACGGTATGAGCTGGATGGAAGTGCTGACCGATGAATCGAAGATCGGGTTGCATGTTCATCTTTCGCCCAGCTGGAGCGAAACCGGTTTGTTTGCCGACTATATTCTGCCAATGGGTCATGGCGCCGAACGTCACGATATCATGAGCCAGGAAACGCATGGCGGTTGCTGGATCGCCTTTCGCCAGCCGGTGATCCGCGAAGCATTGCGCCGCCTTGGCAGACCGGTCAACGACACGCGCCAGGCGAACCCCGGTGAGGTGTGGGAAGAGACGGAGTTCTGGATCGAACTCTCGTGGCGTATCGATCCTGATGGCAGCCTGGGAGTGCGCCGAACGTTTGAAAGTCCCTACCGGCCCGGCGAGAAGATCACGGTCGATGAACTCTATGCCTGGATGTTCGAGAATCATGTGCCCGGATTGCCCGAAGCGGCGGCGAAGGAAGGGTTGACGCCGCTGGAATATATGCGTCGCTATGGCGCATTCGAGTTGCGCAAAGGCGTTCAACCGACCTACGATCAACCACTGACGGCGGCAGAACTCGAAGACGCGACGATAGACCCGGAGACGCAGGTGGTCTACACCAGAAAGCCTGCCGCGCCTTCCTCGAATATCACACCGCTCCCCTTCTTCCAACCAGACCCGGAGCGTGGTCGTCCAGTCGGCGTGCAACTCGAGGATGGTTCACGCCTGATCGGTTTTCCTACACCCTCGCGCAAACTGGAGTTCTACTCGACGACGATGCGCGATTGGGGTTGGCCCGAGTATGCCATCCCGACCTACATCCATAGCCATGTGCATCCCAGCAGGGTTGACCGTGAACGAAACGAAGCCGTGTTACTCTCGACCTTCCGCCTGCCCACCCTCATCCATACTCGTAGCGGTAATGCCAAATGGCTTTACGAGATCAGCCATAAGAACCCGGTCTGGATCCATCCATCCGATGCGCAGCGGCTTGGCGTTCGGACTGGCGATCTGATCAAGGTCGTGACCGCTATTGGCTACTTTATTGACCGTGTCTGGGTGACAGAAGGCATCCGCCCTGGCGTGATCGCCTGTTCTCATCATCTTGGGCGCTGGCGGCTTCAGGAGGATGTTGGCGGCAAACTCTCCACCGCGCTCGTCGAACTGACGCCGATGGGCGAGGCGCAATGGCGGATGCGCCAGATCCATGGGATTCAGCCGTATGCCAGTTCCGACCCCGACACCGAGCGTATCTGGTGGAACGACGCGGGAGTGCATCAAAACCTGACGTTTGCTGTTCAGCCGGATCCGGTCAGCGGCATGCACTGCTGGCATCAGAAGGTGCGACTCGAGCGTGTAGGACCAGACGACCGCTATGGTGACATTTTCGTCGATACGCGCCGCGCGCATGAGGTGTATCGTGAGTGGCTGGCGATGACCCGTCCTGCGTGTCAGGTGTCGCCGAATGGTCTTCGGCGACCGCACTGGCTTCTGCGTCCATTCCGCCCCGATCTCGAAGCGTACTATCTTCCCGACCGACATTTCGGCAATGGGCATATCGTCACGGTCGAACCATGCGTATCAGATCACAGGAAATGA
- a CDS encoding LysR substrate-binding domain-containing protein has translation MAAITFNHIYLDVASVEGPVDHSDLLLTPWREDDPVGIAAPDHPLAAQPSLRRATCTERLYPQSRFWNARDAGACIDAPWISIRVAMEPGSAEAIKQAVAARLGISVVSRVTIQIEPETRRLVLLPIADLTIRRSLTCVRHIDRPVSRALEAWLRMTSDDNETSPLSSGSQAPSP, from the coding sequence ATGGCTGCTATAACTTTTAATCATATCTATCTCGATGTGGCATCCGTCGAGGGACCGGTCGACCACAGCGATCTGTTGCTGACGCCGTGGCGCGAGGATGACCCTGTCGGGATCGCGGCGCCAGATCATCCGCTGGCGGCGCAACCGTCGCTACGGCGCGCGACCTGCACAGAGCGCCTTTATCCGCAAAGCCGGTTCTGGAACGCGCGAGACGCTGGAGCATGCATTGACGCGCCATGGATCAGTATCCGGGTGGCGATGGAACCGGGCAGCGCCGAAGCAATCAAGCAGGCAGTCGCTGCCCGACTCGGCATCAGCGTCGTGTCGCGCGTTACGATTCAGATCGAACCGGAAACGCGGCGGTTGGTTCTTTTGCCGATCGCCGATCTGACGATTCGGCGCTCACTCACCTGTGTGCGTCACATTGATCGTCCGGTCAGCCGGGCACTCGAGGCATGGCTGCGCATGACATCGGATGACAACGAGACGTCACCGTTGTCAAGCGGAAGCCAGGCGCCGTCACCCTGA
- a CDS encoding FmdE family protein yields the protein MIETRDGNLLLDDILERSAALHRHLCPRQTLGARMGMLAGRLLGLELPQTNKRLFTFVETDGCFADGVSVATGCWLGRRTMRLIDYGKVAATFVDTRTRQAVRIRPHPQARLEARRYAPHAKSRWHAYLDAYRIMPDEVLLEARRVELTLDLDRLISRPGARVVCDECGEEIINEREVHREGQILCRRCACGEERYYSSDNESGTGSLAEPSLVRFVPSGRIPSLIGAEL from the coding sequence ATGATTGAGACGAGAGACGGCAATTTGCTGCTCGATGATATTCTCGAACGCTCCGCTGCATTGCACCGCCATCTCTGCCCGCGCCAGACGCTTGGCGCGCGTATGGGGATGCTGGCAGGGCGCTTGCTGGGATTGGAGTTGCCGCAGACGAACAAGCGATTGTTCACCTTTGTGGAAACTGATGGTTGCTTTGCCGACGGGGTCAGCGTCGCCACCGGATGCTGGCTTGGTCGCCGCACGATGCGCCTGATCGACTATGGCAAGGTTGCCGCGACTTTTGTGGATACGCGCACCCGCCAGGCGGTGCGGATTCGCCCACATCCACAGGCGCGGCTGGAAGCCCGGCGCTATGCTCCGCATGCAAAGAGCCGCTGGCATGCCTATCTCGACGCCTATCGGATCATGCCTGACGAAGTGTTGCTCGAAGCCCGCCGGGTGGAACTGACCCTAGACCTCGACCGCCTGATCAGTCGTCCGGGGGCGCGGGTTGTGTGCGACGAGTGCGGCGAAGAGATCATCAATGAGCGTGAAGTCCATCGTGAGGGACAGATACTCTGCCGGAGGTGCGCTTGTGGGGAAGAGCGCTATTACAGCAGCGACAACGAATCCGGAACGGGATCGCTCGCAGAACCATCATTGGTGCGATTCGTCCCATCCGGGCGGATTCCATCCTTGATCGGCGCTGAACTCTGA
- a CDS encoding TorD/DmsD family molecular chaperone, which produces MEHGDGDLSAARQSLYALLARLYLRPPDLAVLATLRSIPDIADTAPETTDALEHLQVEYEAIFGRNAYPYESLYVDHDLMLNTAAAQRFAQLCYQCGFAEETTVGAPDHLGRQLGLMAHLLAIEIRALREQNPALLRWARAQQHRCLVEHLAHWTPVFLGVVERVADHPLYCTIARVTLELILDDLEQSDGLPPWIPLSEHRVAPDPSPTAGRDEDDGALFAHAGDDNERDLNQIVRSLIIPDVAGMFISRRDIGALGCRLGIKAPLRERMQMMRDLFDAAARFERIPALLDHLDELFAAEFWRLAVVTERYPVWTAHARHWLSRLERSRAMIRELRTQFLAYHAQEIE; this is translated from the coding sequence ATGGAACACGGAGACGGTGACCTGTCGGCCGCCAGACAGTCGCTCTATGCCCTGCTGGCGCGCCTGTATCTGCGTCCGCCGGATCTGGCGGTACTGGCGACATTGCGTAGCATCCCCGACATTGCCGATACGGCGCCTGAAACAACCGACGCACTCGAACATCTTCAGGTCGAGTATGAAGCCATTTTCGGACGCAATGCATACCCTTACGAGTCGCTCTATGTCGATCACGACCTGATGCTGAATACCGCTGCTGCGCAGCGGTTTGCTCAACTCTGCTATCAGTGCGGGTTTGCGGAAGAAACAACAGTTGGCGCGCCAGACCATCTTGGGCGACAGTTGGGACTCATGGCGCACCTGCTGGCAATCGAGATCAGGGCGCTGCGCGAGCAAAACCCGGCGCTGCTGAGGTGGGCGCGCGCGCAGCAGCACCGCTGTCTGGTCGAGCATCTCGCCCATTGGACGCCGGTCTTTCTCGGGGTGGTCGAGCGTGTGGCGGATCATCCCCTGTACTGCACGATTGCGCGGGTGACGCTTGAGTTGATCCTGGACGATCTCGAACAGAGCGACGGTCTGCCGCCATGGATCCCGCTCAGTGAACATCGGGTCGCCCCTGATCCGTCTCCGACTGCCGGGCGAGATGAGGATGACGGTGCATTGTTTGCGCATGCCGGCGATGATAATGAACGTGATCTCAATCAGATCGTGCGTTCCCTGATCATCCCGGATGTCGCCGGGATGTTCATCAGTCGCCGCGACATCGGCGCGCTTGGTTGTCGTCTGGGGATTAAGGCGCCGCTCCGTGAACGGATGCAGATGATGCGCGATCTTTTCGATGCCGCTGCTCGATTCGAGCGCATCCCGGCGCTCCTGGATCACCTGGATGAACTCTTTGCCGCTGAGTTCTGGCGTCTGGCGGTCGTGACCGAGCGGTATCCAGTCTGGACGGCGCATGCCCGGCATTGGCTCTCCCGGCTCGAGCGGAGTCGAGCGATGATTCGTGAACTTCGCACACAGTTTCTGGCGTATCATGCCCAGGAAATAGAGTGA